The Helianthus annuus cultivar XRQ/B chromosome 15, HanXRQr2.0-SUNRISE, whole genome shotgun sequence genomic sequence GTCATAAATCACTGTGAAACACACATATCCAAACACCACTTGAATTGTGTTTTATATTTTCTATTTAATTGAAACGATACCTTTTTGGGCGAGCAATGCGATGAATTAAGCTCATCGGAATACTTTCTAAGAAACTCAACAAGTTTATCCACATCTTCTCTACGAAAAACGTCCCAATGGGCCCCACAAGTATCAACAACTTTCCCTTCATTACCACCTGAACTTCCATACTCATCATCACATAAATCTTCATCATCCGAATCACAGTTGCTCGAATCATCGTCAGAAAACACACACGCATCACCAACATTAGGCGTTTGAGTCAGTTCTCCATTTGCGATATCCTCTAACTCCGATTGTTGAGTTACTTCACTACTGAATGATGATTTCCCACATGCTTCATCGATTTTGTTTTTATTCTTCCTCAACGACTCGTTATGATCTTGTGAACCGTATTTGTTCAACAATACCTTTACTTTCCCGAGCTTCTTCTCCGAAATCGTAAGTTCGGTAGCGTGCACAAGGATATTaacctaaataaaaaaaaagttgaaaaacGGAAAAAGGTAGTTATACGCATACAATAGTTGCTGTTTGAATCCACTTGTAAattcaaccccccccccccccaaaaaaaaaaaattaataagtaCGCTCCACTAATATATACAGTTTTTATACGAAGAAAAGGTTTGTATAGATACGTACCATATCATACGCATGATAACATAACTTGGTTAAAAAATCAGACCTAATAAGATCTTCGGGTCTACCATACGAGATATAAACAAAAGGACCCAAGTCAACATTTTGACTTTCGGGTGGCACATTAGCCGCCAAATTAAGAACACCCGTTAACGGGTTAGTATACTCTTGAAGCGGCAGAGCATGCATCACGGCAGCATAATGACTTGGAAAATGTTCTTGGAAGATTCCCGATGATAACCACACTTTAAACTTCAACTTCTCGTTCCACACATTCGCGTGCGTTTTCCCGCCCATAAAAATCTGTTGCCGACCCATTTCCACCTCGCACCAATCCAAGCAATTTTTCAACTTCACTTCTTTATCGTTTCGTGATTTCACACTTCTATCAAGATACGTAAAGAACGTGAAGATAGGATCCCAACTCAACTCCGTATCACTCTTGATCACATCTCGAATAATCAAAGGTTGACCTTTGACCCAATGTTTTGTGAAATGTTCAACATTTTTGTCCCCGAGATCTTGTTTTATCGAGAAATACAAACTCTTGTTGTTAGTCGAGATTTCACCCTCATTCTCGCCCTCGATTTTGTCATTTACATCACATAATCCGCAATGTAACGAATCAAAGTCGAAAACGTTTGTAAACTTGTGATCGTAAACTATTTCTTTTGCACTTTTTTCAAGATCTTTAGTCCGATCTTTAGCTTCGATATCCATCTCATCGTACTTTTCTTGATTTATTTGTTCGATCAATGGAAGAAGCAGATGAATCATGTATAAAAGTTGTTGACTTTTGTCAAACTTCCCTTCACCATTATAAACAACAAGATCCTGAAATAGAAAAGATGTAGAGTGATCAATAGatgtaaaaagttaaaaacaatgtTGACGTGTCATAAGCGGGTCCCATCCGAACCTTGGTTTTGACTTCTTTAGACTTTCCCCGTTCACAACCTCTACAGCTGCAAGTTCCGTTGCACACAGGGCATTGTTTCTTGACCTCCGCCTTATCATGAGACCTAATTCCATCcaaataatataatattttatttgacAGAATGCATGATAATATATATGTAAATAGTGGATTAGAAACGATAAGatacaaataaaaaacaaacctTGCGCGGATACAATCTTCACAAAACAAGTGTTTTTTGCAATTCAAGCATTTGACAAGAACACGATAGCTACACATCCGACACCAATGGCACTTCTTTGTAGCAGCTTTTGCGGTAGCTTTTATATTTGGTAAATTCTAGACACAACATAAACACTTCAAATCTCCATAGCAAAATAACAATGTAAGTTCAAAGAAGTAAAGcttataaaaatgaaaacttaaagACACCCCATTGTAGCTAATTTAACATTATACACTACGCTATTCGTTGTAGCGGACGCTACGAGCGCTATTATTGACAACTATGGTTGTCTTGGCATACAAATATTTTTAGGAGAGCGTATAGATACTTTTTAGGAGGGTCGTGCGAATTTTCCCACTTTGCGTTGTTATCTGTTGCTACTATACTTTACTCACCACTTTATGTTGGCaactatgttgtcaaaagcgcaaaaagcGCGCACCTAGGCGCCCGGGCGCAGCGAGGCGCACCTATAGCGCCTGGTGgtagcctaggcgcaaaaatgggctttttttgaaaaaacgCTGCTGAGGCGCCAAAAAGggcgcgcctaggcgcaaaaatgggcttttttttttgaaaaaacgctGCTAAGGCGCcaaaaagcgcgcgcctaggCACAAAAACGGTGTGCTGAGGCGCAGCATAAGCAGAAAACAAAAGGTAACGCACCAAAAAAAGAAACCGAGCGCGTGCAAAAACCGCCTCATGCGGggcccgggttttcggagctgcattcgtgtccgcaggacgtgcgggcacgcacgagttcaaccaaattccagcCCAGAAACTCACACACCAAAAACTTACAACATATAAgtcctaaacttttgctactaactattagctacatgatcttaaatggcatatataatagtttttttaattttatatgtggaatcttatttattttcaaagcataacatatttttcatattttttttctctctgtgcgtttttcttaaaaaagcccacgcttttttttgcgccttgcgcctggGCTCCGGGCGAGGCTGATGCAcctcgcctgcgccttgcgtctttgacaacataggttGGCAATAGTTTACAACTACGATTTTCGGTACTTTTTTATATGATTGTTGCTTTGATTCTCTTAACCGCATTCTATGTTATCTGGATTACTATAAAATAAAAAGCTTTTATAGGGAATCTTAGTGGAAACAGTCTCTCTATCCGCTAAGGTTTTCCCGGGTCCCACCCTCTCCAGACCCTACCAATAACTCTACTTgttaattatatttatttcaattatataataatattttaataaCTTGGAACTGATGAAATTGGGATATGAGAAACAACCTGCATTGTGGCAACGGGAATCCGATCAATGTTTTTCGATCGGAAAAACCTCGTGGGCAAGGAACCCGAAGCTCCAACTTTAACATTATTGACAGTAACAGGTGGTGTTGAAGGTGAAGCTTGTGAAATCTCCAATCTTCCATACTTCAATTCTTTAACTATATCCTCTTTATGTGGCTGCTTCccctttttcttctcaatttgcCTATTCAAATACCCTCTAATCAAATCCAACTGCAAATCCCCTTTTTTTAAATTCATCTTCTTCAAAGCATCATCAAGATCCTCTGAAATATCCACGGTTGACTTCAGATTACCCTCTTTTACATTCCGTTTTCGACGTTTTCGAACCGAATTTGAACTGCTCTCCCCTTCAGTTTTCACCCTCTTTCTTGGTAAACTAGAAGAACACATGTTCTCAATTCCCCTAATTTCAGTTCTGCCACTAgggttttgttgattttcttgattttttcgGTTTTTTCGGGGTCTTTGTCGCTCAATCTTTAGACTCTCCGGCACTGGTTCGTTGTTTTGCCGGAGCTTTCCTTGAAGAAAATGTGCCTCACAAAGTGTCCGGCCCTCCACCACCGGCCGCCGGCACCGCCATTGCCGGCCGTCGTTGCGTTTGCACCGCTGGTCGTCTGGTAAATCGCCACCGTTTTCTGCCATTTTTTTGCACTTTTCTTGGTGGGGTTTGGCTGAAATTGGGAAAGATTGGATCTTTTTCAAGAAAAGAGAGGAAAGATTGAAGCTTCTTCAAGAAAATAGAGTAAGGATTGAAGCTTTTTGTCAAAATtttgaagggtttttttttttttttctttctgggATGATGAACAAGGGTTTTGGATAAAAGGGGGTGAAGAAAATCACAAGTCTTTGTATGAGATGGTGTTAAAGTGATTGTAGTACAAGGGAATCTTGAGTATTTGTCAAGGATTCTGTGCTATGTTGTATAGTTTATTATTTATACAACTTTATGTACCTTttgagaaataaaatataaaataataattaattgtTAACAAAGAAAGTGCAAGATTGGTCGTGTAAAGAAGGGATATGGCGGGTTTTAGTTGAATATATTCAATTTTGCATTCAAAAACTTGCGATTGATCTTTATATCAAATAGTGGAATGCTTACATTTCTTTTAAATGCAGGTTTAATCAGGAAATCTATCTGAGTTCGCTTCTTAAATCAAACGGGTTTTACTGATAATTTTATCATCGTGCCTACGGAAGGGTGAGTTTCCAGGTTTTCCCTGAATATGGTGATGGACTCGAGTTACTCTCAAAGTACTTCGTTTGGCCTAAGGGGTACCTCGAGAGTGATTaggattgattctgttggccgttaaaaaaaattcgCAACCATCTAAACTTTGAAGTCATGTGTTTAAGAACTTTTGGGTGAAATTTGGTTGAACATGTACAATTTTTCATTGGTTTATTGATTGGTAGTGGTTAGTGTTAATTTAATGGACATTTTCTTAGACTGTGGGgtgtggggcttgggttggggcgtgggttgggggaaaacgcctaAGACACCACCttttggggcttgggttggggcgtgtcCTTTGTggcttgggtttgaagccggATGTGGTGCGGGCTTGGGTTTGATGTGGCGGCCTCCTATTCGCCTTGggttttaaattatatatatatatatatatatatatatatatatatatatatatatatatatatatatatatatatatatatatatatatatacaagaaGAAGTAGATAATATGATAATAAAATGTATAACAGACCTAGGCATGACCTATGAAGAAAGCTATAAAAAATTACAAGAATTCTATAATTTACCATTAGTGGAAAGCATTTTACAGGGAAAAACAATGTTAACAGAATTTTATAAACATGAACAAGCCTATATGGCTGTAAAAGAAGAAGTACAAGGAAAAAGACCTAGAATGGAATGGAGTGGAGATTCTAGTAATAGAACTTCACATGAAACCCTAGGAAGAGAACCCTGGACACAACCATCAATAGATTACAGTCAAGAATCAACATTAAGAGGAAGAGGAAGCAGGTTACCAATAGGACAAACATACAGTGGGAATATGTTGTTATTAGAACGGCAAAAACCCCAACTATGGATAGATGAAGTGTTAACATGGGAACAAACAGTAGTTAGAATGTGGGAAACAAATAAAAAAGATAGTATGGACATGTTTTCCTATCTAGAAACTACACTAGGACCAATAGCCCTAGGAATCTGGCAAAGTAAAAAAGCACAAGATTCGACAAAAATTAACAACTTAAAAGCTTTAGGAGATAATCCCTATAATTTCACATCACAAATCAGAACACTAATATTAGGAGTTGATCCAGCAAAAAATAATAGCCTAATACAAGATACAGCTATTAGAAATCTAGAACAATTAAGTATAGCTGACATGAAATACATAAATGAATTTACACTAGATTTTACAAGATTGCTATCACAAACAGGAAAAGCAATGGATGATGATCTATGTgataaatattttataaaactacCAGGAGATTTAGGAAAAAATATACATGAGTCATGGAAGACAATATATGGAGAACATCACAATCTTGGAATAGGACCTAGAATAACTTATACATTTGGAATACTAGAAGATAAATGCAAAGAAGTAGCTTTACAAGAACAATTAAAAAGAAATGCATATGCATTTTGTAAAACAGCAATCTACACACCCCAAGCCTACGGGTTttatgataaaaagaaaaatataagaAAAAGCACTACttataacaaaaattacagaacgAATTATAACAAAAACAAATATGTTAGAAAACCTCAAACAAGAAGATGTAAATGTTTTATATGCGGAGAAGAGCAACATTTAGCTAACAAATGtcctaataaaaataaaaacatagaaAGGGCTAGCTTAGTAGAACAGCTACACGATTATGAAATAGAAGCTATTAAAACAGACGAATCAGATAATGAGTCAGTCTATAGTATATACAGTGAAGACGAAAAGCCAATAACTAAGGTCACTTACACATACATGAATATAGAGGAATGTCAACATAACTGGGTACATCAAAGAggtaataattatataaaatgcTCTAATTGTGGATATTATCCTAGCATAGAGAAAAGGTCACAATGTAATATATGCTTTCAAGAAATATGTTGCATTTGTATAAAGAAATTACACAATATAGATGTATGTACTACATCAAAAACTATAGATACGAGTACCAACATGATTATAGAAAGGATAAATAAGTTAGAATTAGCAACTGAATTATACAGTTTAAAATTAAGAGATATAGACAATAGAATTATAGAActagaaaggaagatagaagctAACATAGTAGAAGAATTAAGCCAAATGTCGACAGAAGTACCTGAAGAACAAGTGTTTATACAGACTCAAGGATCTATAAATATGATCAATATACAATGCCGTTTATGGCttgataataataaatttttGGACTTAACAGCATTAGTTGATACAGGAGCATCAAAAAGTCTAATATCACATAGTCTAGTACCAGAACAATACCATAAAGAATTAAAATATAAAGTTGAAAGCAGAACAATTGAAAACAAATTAGTTAGAATAACACACTACTTAGAGCCGGTAGGAATACAGTTATTAGATTTTTCAAACAATTATAGCATAAAGTACGATATACCACAGGTAAATATAAACCCAGCATATATAAAGTCAAAAGACTTTGTTCTAGGATTAAATTTTATATTTGCTTTAAATGGTTCTATTACAGCAAATAGAAACTTTATTACACTCAGTAAACAAATCTACACAGTCCCAACAACAAGACATATTAATATGTCAAAGGTTGCACAGAAACGTGGTGGTCAAGGAAGTTTAGAATTTTTAAGGCAACAAAAAAGAAATAATCCAATAGAAAATGAAACTATAAAACTGTTAACAGACTTTCTAAGTCGAAAAAGGAAAAGATATTACAAAAAGTATAAATCATCCTATGATTTTACATTTAGAAAAACTTGGTCTTATAGGAGAGGATATTACAAAATCACATATAGAATACATATGCAAATTTAAACTAAAAAATCCAGATATTACTATAAGAACTGCTAATGTAGAATACAGCCCTTTAGACAAAGAAGAATTTAAAAAACAGATCCCTGAAATGATTAGCCAAGGATTAATTAAAAAATCAGAAAGTCCTCATAGATCAGCAGCCTTTATAGTAAGAAACCATAGTGAAATAAAAAGAGGTAAGGCAAGAATAGTATACAATTACAAAAGACTAAACGATAACACAGTAGATGATGGATACAATATTCCTAATAAAGACACTTTATTAAATCTTATACAGAAAAAGAAGGTTTTTTCAAAATTTGATTTAAAATCAGGATATAATCAGTTAAAACTTGAAGAAAGTTTTAAGCCATGGACAGCTTTTACATGCTCAGAAGGACAGTTTGAATGGAATGTCCTTAGCTTTGGGCTAAAGAACGCTCCTTCAATTTTTCAAAGATTTATGGATAATATTTTCTTAAAATACGACTTTTGTTTAGTATATATTGATGATATACTTGTAGCAAGCCAAACAGTACAGGAACATGAAAAACATTTACAACAGGTGTTTGaagaaataaaaaagaatggaaTAGTAATTTCCAAACGAAAAATGGAactatttaaaagaaaaatatctTTCTTAGGATTAGAAATAGGAAATGGAAAAATAGAATTACAGTCACATATCTCTACAAAGATACTTGATTTCCCAGAGAAATTTGAAAACTTAAAACAAATACAAGCCTTTCTGGGACTGGTCAATTATGCCAGAAAATTTGTTCCAAATTTATCAAAGTTAGTAGGGCCTTTATACAGTAAAACAACAAAAAATGGCCAAAGGTACTTTAATTCAGAAGACATAAAACTAGTTAAAGAAATTAAAATGGCAATTAAAAATATTAAACCACTAGAATTACCACTTGTTACAGATTACATAATTATTGAGACAGATGGATGCAAAGAAGGATGGGGAGCAGTTCTCCTCTGCAAACCAAGTAAATATAGTCCTAAGCAAGAAGAGAAAATTTGTGCTTATGCAAGCGGTaattttcaaaacaaaacaaGTTGGACTAGTATCGATTTTGAAATACAGGCATTGATATATGCATTAGAAAAATTCAAACTATTTCTTCACAAAGAATTTACAGTAAGAACTGATTGTGAAGCtattgtaaaatttataaaaaacgaTCAAAGTAAAAAGATAAACAGGACCCGATGGGTTAATTTACAAAACATTATCCAAGGAAGTGGATATCAAATAAATTTTGAACATATTAAAGGGAAAAATAATGGGATAGCCGATATGTTATCTCGTAATATTAACAGATTGTTGCTTTTAGATGGACAGGAAAAAAGATAAAGGAAAGGCAATACTTATACATCCTATAAAGCCTACAAAATCCTCTCCAATGAATACATCATCTGAAGAGGAGAAAACAGAGAAACTCATGAGCCAGTCAATACAAGCAGCAAAAACACAGAATTTTAGACAACTGCCTGCAACACTAACAGATCTCAACAATATTACACAGTTTTACAACCCGAGTCAATCAAAGGCTACAAATGTTCGTCCGCCAAAAAACAGGCATTTTACACAAAGGGCAAGCTCTCAATCACAGAATACACAAAATGCGGTTATTACCTTTGGTAATTATGCATTACAAAGATGTGATGATCCCAATACAAAGTTTCGTCCAATTATTGGGATGCAGTTAACAGAAAAACAACAGTGTTTACTAGATAACCTGTGGCATATTCAAACTATGCCTCAAGCCTCAACCTTTAAAGTCCAGGTGTTAAATGCATTAAGCATTTATTTTTATGAACAAAGCAGTAAAACACCTGAGAAACCACAGAGGCCTAAGTTTACCCATTATGTCATATTTCGAGGCACAAAAATTGGTATTTTTAATAAATGGGAAACTGTGGCTAAACATATCCAATGCCCCAATCCAATTTACAAAGGCTTTACAGATTTCCAAAAAGCTATAGAAACAGCAAGAGAACATTTTGGGGTAAGTGGCTTTTACATAGAACCTGAAGAGGTTCAAACATTTGCAGACATGGCTAAAATTAAGCCAgaacaaataattaaaaatcaagaAGAGCTGATCACTGAGTTACAAGATCAGCTTGTACAACAAGGAAAAAATACACACTCTATAcaagaaaagattgaaaataatcTGTTAAAACAAAAAATAAGTTTATTGGAAGCAAAAAATACACAGTTATTACAAAAGCTTGAGAAAAAAGATAAAGACAAAACAGATTTACACAGGACGTTTGAGTGTTTCAGGACCAGGATTCTTGATACACCTTGGCAGCAAAGCCTAAAACCAATTATAGAAAGATTCCCAGAATTTGAGAATCTTGTTTCACAGAAAGTTTGTGCAGAATTTCCTTTAATTTTGTACAATTTGCAACAACAGCTGATAGACATGGCATTCAAATTTGATAGCGAACAGCAAGGGTTCAAAGTGGTAGAAAGAACAGATGAAAAAGGAGATGGAACTggtcttctattacttcaaatatatCATCCTACAAAATTGACAAATGAGCAGATAATTCAATTTTATCATCATGGTATGATCGATTATTTGGAAATAAAGTTAGACAGAAACACAGAAGATCTTCTCAACCAGCTTGGAGAAAAGTTCATTCTAATTGCAGGAAATATGGCAATTAGATCAACGACTTCGATCATTGGTTGCAAAATAATTTCCTCATTCCCTTATACAGATGCATACACATATAGGCCAGCAAGAAAAAGGATTTTCATTGAACATAAAAGTAGAATCAGCCTTCAAAATCATCTACAGACATCAATGACAACAATTAATATAGAGTTTTCAACTCTACCTTGGTTAAGTCATTCAGATGAAAAAAAGTCCAAATAATTTTACACAATTTATCAAAAAATATCAGGAAACCCCAGAACTTCCTGATTATTATCCATGGAGAAATTATCACTTGGTAGGTGAAGGACATTATATACAAATCTATACAAAGCCAGTCTGGAGAATGCTTCTACCCTTTGCAGGGGAAGGAGACACCCTGCAGTTACAACACATTATCAATTTAGAAGACGAAGAGGGCAATGACTTGGAAGACTGTTCTAGTCCACAATCCATAGACTCAACACACAGAGATTTCTAAAAAGACATGATGAAAACATTGACCTAAAGAGACAGCATTTCTAGACAGATTGTTGCCCAGCACATGCATCTGAAAAAGAATCCATTATTGTAGATAGTGCttattgtctttttctttcttttatttgtATCCGTTTATTTTTCTTACACTAGAGCAATATGTACAGTATTTTGTTTGTAGGATAGCTTTTCTTTTTGCCTATATAAGGCATAGAATGCAGTTGTAAAAATCATCCCAGAATTCAATAGAAATTTCTTGCATTCTCATTCACCCTTATGGCACACTAAAATCCTCTCCGT encodes the following:
- the LOC110911863 gene encoding lysine-specific demethylase JMJ25 isoform X1, with amino-acid sequence MAENGGDLPDDQRCKRNDGRQWRCRRPVVEGRTLCEAHFLQGKLRQNNEPVPESLKIERQRPRKNRKNQENQQNPSGRTEIRGIENMCSSSLPRKRVKTEGESSSNSVRKRRKRNVKEGNLKSTVDISEDLDDALKKMNLKKGDLQLDLIRGYLNRQIEKKKGKQPHKEDIVKELKYGRLEISQASPSTPPVTVNNVKVGASGSLPTRFFRSKNIDRIPVATMQNLPNIKATAKAATKKCHWCRMCSYRVLVKCLNCKKHLFCEDCIRARSHDKAEVKKQCPVCNGTCSCRGCERGKSKEVKTKDLVVYNGEGKFDKSQQLLYMIHLLLPLIEQINQEKYDEMDIEAKDRTKDLEKSAKEIVYDHKFTNVFDFDSLHCGLCDVNDKIEGENEGEISTNNKSLYFSIKQDLGDKNVEHFTKHWVKGQPLIIRDVIKSDTELSWDPIFTFFTYLDRSVKSRNDKEVKLKNCLDWCEVEMGRQQIFMGGKTHANVWNEKLKFKVWLSSGIFQEHFPSHYAAVMHALPLQEYTNPLTGVLNLAANVPPESQNVDLGPFVYISYGRPEDLIRSDFLTKLCYHAYDMVNILVHATELTISEKKLGKVKVLLNKYGSQDHNESLRKNKNKIDEACGKSSFSSEVTQQSELEDIANGELTQTPNVGDACVFSDDDSSNCDSDDEDLCDDEYGSSGGNEGKVVDTCGAHWDVFRREDVDKLVEFLRKYSDELNSSHCSPKKVVHPILDESFYLDAFHKKYLKEEFDVEPWTFEQHIGEAVIIPAGCPYQVKKIKSCVNVVFESVSPESASMCIKLSDEIRQLPVNHKAKGKMLDVKKMTIRSVNAAVEEIRNVSHEVEEIHKVPQAEEKKADML
- the LOC110911863 gene encoding lysine-specific demethylase JMJ25 isoform X2, which gives rise to MAENGGDLPDDQRCKRNDGRQWRCRRPVVEGRTLCEAHFLQGKLRQNNEPVPESLKIERQRPRKNRKNQENQQNPSGRTEIRGIENMCSSSLPRKRVKTEGESSSNSVRKRRKRNVKEGNLKSTVDISEDLDDALKKMNLKKGDLQLDLIRGYLNRQIEKKKGKQPHKEDIVKELKYGRLEISQASPSTPPVTVNNVKVGASGSLPTRFFRSKNIDRIPVATMQNLPNIKATAKAATKKCHWCRMCSYRVLVKCLNCKKHLFCEDCIRARSHDKAEVKKQCPVCNGTCSCRGCERGKSKEVKTKDLVVYNGEGKFDKSQQLLYMIHLLLPLIEQINQEKYDEMDIEAKDRTKDLEKSAKEIVYDHKFTNVFDFDSLHCGLCDVNDKIEGENEGEISTNNKSLYFSIKQDLGDKNVEHFTKHWVKGQPLIIRDVIKSDTELSWDPIFTFFTYLDRSVKSRNDKEVKLKNCLDWCEVEMGRQQIFMGGKTHANVWNEKLKFKVWLSSGIFQEHFPSHYAAVMHALPLQEYTNPLTGVLNLAANVPPESQNVDLGPFVYISYGRPEDLIRSDFLTKLCYHAYDMVNILVHATELTISEKKLGKVKVLLNKYGSQDHNESLRKNKNKIDEACGKSSFSSEVTQQSELEDIANGELTQTPNVGDACVFSDDDSSNCDSDDEDLCDDEYGSSGGNEGKVVDTCGAHWDVFRREDVDKLVEFLRKYSDELNSSHCSPKKVVHPILDESFYLDAFHKKYLKEEFDVEPWTFEQHIGEAVIIPAGCPYQVKKIKSCVNVVFESVSPESASMCIKLSDEIRQLPVNHKAKGKMLDVKKMTIRSVNAAVEEIRNVSHEVEEIHKVPQAESSDKDE